The genomic DNA TGTGTGACATGACCTTAACATTACTACTTTCTCCACTGCTCTGTGGCCTTTCTCATGAGGCTCCTCTTTGAGGGGACTATTCAGGAACTATATTTCTGGATGTCGGTATGGTGGGACTTCTCAAAAGGCTACAGAGGTGTACATCCTTCACACCAACAATTTCCCTGATAGAAATTTAACTTAAGGGCATAGTTAAGGATGGAAGTAGGATTTGGTTCTAAGGATTGCCATCTTGATAATTCCCTACCAGTTTTTCTCATGAACTAGACCTCTCCCAAGACAGTGTTCTGTGCTCAAAGAGAACACATTTAGCTCACCAGTGCAAAAGCCACATGAACTGTGCTCTTCAGCACAGTCAGGTGCCATCCACGAAGTGTTGATAATTGGGAATATGAGAAACACTCTGAATTCCAAATAACATAGGGCTGTGACAATTGATTATGTCCCATTGAAAAGGTACAATCCTATGAAGGGAGCAAACATGAGTTGTAATGAAAACAACCAGGAGGGACGATTTGTTGCCTATCAGATTAGCAATGATTCACATTTGTAATGTGTGGGGAAACAGGCACTATCATACAGCGttgttagaaatataaaatagtttctttcaaAGTTGTGTTCATATAAAATGCAGTTTTCATGGTTTTGAAAAAAACACTTTCAAGAACTTATTAAGAGAAATGCTTACTAAAACATCTGAATGCCTATGAAGAAGAATGTTAAGAGACTCCCCGGGAAGATGGTGGAGTCAGAAAACTCTAAGCTCACCTTGGCTCATTGATACTACCAGATAACATTCATATCAGTGTAAATAGCCCATAAGACAACCCAAAGACTTGCAGAAGaaactctccacagctaaatatagagaagaagctgatgaaagaaagtaGGAAGGGTGAAGATGCAGTGGGGTACTAAGTGGACCCACGAGACGGCCCTCAGGAGAGAGGGCTGCCCAggtgtggagaggggagagaaatagaCTCTCACACCATGTAGCCCGCACAGGAAAGACAAATTCTCATCACATTGGCTGCAAAAACCAGAAGGGCCAAATTTCACCAGTTTGtacaaccagtgggacttaaaCCCAGCATGGTGAGGGGgaactgagtccccacccttaaagagacaggaCAACAAACAGCCCTGTGGAGACACAGCATAGAAGGGGCAGTTTGAAAATCACATGGGGACATGGGAGGGAGATTTATTTACTGATCTCGGAGCCTGTGTTGAAAGGGCAAGGATGTGTGGGGGATTTGCCCACAAACAAAGGAGCTGGTGGGAGCCAGTTTCCTTCCCCCCCACCGCAGCATGAACACACAGCCGCCTGGGGGAACAAACAAGGAACCAGTGAGGTGCTGACATTCCCTACTTAACTTGCTGACAGGACACCCAGCCCTCGTTTTTCACTGTGGACATGCCCCCTCCAATCGGGCCTTGGCTCCAGGTCTTCTCCCACAGCAGACCCATGCAAACCTTGCTAACACTGCAAGtccattcccctccccagcccccccacgCTTCCATGGATCCACCCCCTCCAATCCTCTCTTGGATGGAGCTTATGTAAAGCAGTGCCACAAGCCTGGAAGTTTGCAAGCAGCCCCAAGAAGGGCCAGTGCCACCCCAAAGTGACTTTTGccctggggagagagaaacataACCACACACAACAATCAGACTGTGGTCCCAGCAGTGGGCTGTGGGCAGACAGGGGGTCTGACTGCAGGCCTTGCCcatcaaggaaggcttctcaggggacaaaacAGGGAAAGTGCCCTGTAGTTCAGTGCTAGTGTATCCCTGGGAgatgcctggtctgactcaaatcaagcccaaggtggccccagactggcccaccagcaacacagggaccaaaccctgcccaccaCAGGCAAAGAGCGCCATTGTGGATGGCtgaactgaaggaaaaagcagCTCAACCACAAGAGCAGGGTGCACACAACAAACATACGAGAAACCCTGAAGCGCTAAATTCTGGTAAataggggacactgcactgcaggcaCTACAGGGTtgcttcttcataaggccactagtTTTAAGAGCAGGGGATGTGGTtaactttcctaacacatagaaacaggtgcagagagttagacaaaatgaggagacagaggaatatgtcccaaatggaggaacaagacaaaatcacagcaagagacctaagtgaaatggGGATTGCGTAGTATGTCTGACAGAGAATtgaaagtaatggtcataaagatacgaTGAGATGCGAGAAAAGtttggaggacctcagtgagaccctgaACAAAGAGAtacaaatcataaaaaagaaacaatcagggATGCAGAAcccaataactgaaattaaaaatgcaccaGATACAAAGAATAGTAGACTAGATGAAGCAGATCGTATCAGCAACCTGGGGggcagggtaatggaaagcaaccaagctggACAGTtgagaggaaacaaaacacaaaatgaaaacagactttgGGACCTCAGTGACACCATCAGGCGTAATAACGTTCACATTATAGGggctccagaaggaaaagagagagaaaaggggtcagaaaattaatttgaaaaaataatagctgaaaaaaaaatcccaaatctagggaaggaaagagaaatccagatccaggaggcacagacgGCCCCCCAAAAAATCAACCTAAAGTGGTCAACACCAACACATAAtacttaaaatggtaaaaagcAGTGGtaatgagataattttaaaagcagcaagaggaaagaaaattccatACAAGGTAAACCCCATAAagctatcagtggatttttcaacagaagctttggaggccagaagggagtggcatgatatattcaaagtggcGAAActaaaaaatctgcagccaagaatattctatccaggaAGGCTATCACTCAGAATATAAGgacagataaagagtttcccagacaaacaaaagctaaaggaatccatgatcactaaaccatccctacaagaaatgttaaaggggattctttgagtggaaaggaaataccataagcagaaataagaaatgtaGGAAGCATCAAAGCAGTGAAAATAAGTACATCTATAAAAAACAGTCAAAGGGTCTCTCAAAACACACGGATGTAAAGTATGGCAGCATACACCTAAAacgtggggtgaggggagaggagtaaagaatgagttcaaacttaagcaaccatcaactatTTGCACAAGATATTATATACAAGCTGAacggtaaaagaaaaaaaaaaaaacagtaacagataagcaaaaactaaagagaaaggaatccaagtttATCAATAAAAAAGCCAACTAACTgtgaagaaagagagcaagaaaagtaaggaacagagaaaaaccacaaaaaccacCATAAATTGGGTAACAGAATGGCAATGATTACCTACCTATctctaattttaatgtaaatggactaaccgctctgatcaaaagacatagggtgacagaaatGTGAAAAAGCAAGACGCATTTATATGTTGCTTGCAAGAGACTCACtacagacctaaagacacatgcagattgaaaatgaagtgatggagaaacatttatcatgcaagtagatatgaaaagaaagccaaggtagcaatacttatattgggcaaaatagattttaaacaaGAACTGTAAGAGGGGACGAAGAAGCACATTATgtaatcataaaggggacaatgcaacaagaagatataacaattgtaaatatttatgcacctgaCATGAgagcatccaaatacataaagccGTTcgtaacaaacataaagaaggcAATTCATAATAATACGATAATAGTAGGGGGCTTGAACAGCCCACTGACATCAATGGGTGGATctcctaaacagaaaatcaacaagaaagcaatgtctttgaatgacactttGGACCAGACGGATTTAACacatacattcagaacattccatccagaaatagcagaatacacatttttgtccgagtgcacatggaacattctccaaaatatatcacatattaggccacaagacagtctcaacaaattcaaaaggatcaaagtcataccaccatgcaccttttctgaccacaatgctgtgaaacaggaaatgaaccacaagagaaaaacctggaactggcacaaatacatggaagttaaataacatgctactaaacaatgaatgggctaacaaataaataaacgaggaattaaaaaaaaaatacatggagataaaagaagaagaaaacacagaaatccaaaacctttgggatgcagcaaaagctgtcctAAGGAGGAAGTTTACAGCAATGCAGTCCtacctgaagaagcaagaaaaatctaaaagtaaacaatctaaccttacacctccaggaactagaaaaagaacaaaaaaaatccaaaaccaatagaaggaaggaaataataaagattagagaagagataaatgaaatagaaacaaaacaaaacaaaacaaaacaaaacaaaagaacagatcaatgaacctGGGAGTTGGTTCTTTGGAAAATCAACAGAAGTGATCAATCATTAGCCAGACTCatcataaaaagagagaggagtcaaatgaataaaatcacaaatgaaagaagataaataacaactgacatcacagagatgcaaaggattataagagaatagtatgaaaaattatatcccAACAAACTGGGCAAACTGGAAGagatggataaatacctagaaacatgtaacctcccaaaactgaatcgggaagaaacagaaaatttgaacagaacaaCTAACAGCAATGAAACAGAATcagtaatgaaacaaaacaaaactaaacaaaaatatcccaagaaacaaaagtccaggaccagatgacttcacaggtgaattctaccaaacatttaaagaagggttaatacctaatcttctcaaactattccaaaaaaggaatacaagaggaaggaaatcttccaaattcattctaggagGCCAGTAGTAGCCTGATActaaagccagataaagacattacagagagacagagagagagagagagacagagagagagagagagagagagagaagtacagGCCAATCACTTTGATGAACATAGGTGtgaaaatcctcaagaaaatattatcaaaccaaatccaacaatacacttaaaaaataattcaccacaatcaaggggGTTTAGTCATAGGatacaagagtggttcaatatttacaaatcaaccAAAGTGATTTaccactttaataaaagaaaggataagaaccatatgatcagaATTGCTTGCAGTAGCCATGGTGGTCATGAGTTCATTACAGTGGGTTTCTGTCACTGcagtgtcccctctctctggccaCTGTCTCGGCACTCAGCTTGGATTCAGGGGCTTCCTCACCCATGGCTTTCTGAAGACTGCAGCTCAGTGCGACACAGTGGAAACAATGAGAAAAGACTGTTTATCACCAAACCTTCTGGATTCTATGACAGGTGTTATATTTGAGTTTAATGAAATTCTACATTTTTGTTGAGTGGGATTCCAGTAGCAATTGGCATAACTCTGGTGAATATATTCATTGGTGAAGCTTGAGTTAGCAGAAATTCCAGAAGGCCAAATCCTGGAACACTGGGAATGTTTCAAGCATCCTATATCAAGATggatttccagaactttcttcgATGGCCctgaaaagaattatgaaaagacAATGGCTATTCTTCAAATTGAAGCTGAAAAGTCTGATTTATGGTTAAAGTAACTGGAAGTACCAAGGTTAGTTAATGCATCCCAGAGGCGATGGTCCCTTGTATCAGTATCCTTCCATTGATAAGGCGCTGATTGATCATTCTCCAAAAGCAACTCCCAACATCGAATCTCTTATTTATCTaaatacaaagtatattctctttaggggaaaattaattaaaaatatattctatatttttgctCATGCGATGAATAAAAGGCCTTCTATTGCTCTATTACTCAGCATTGGTTCAGATTAAGGTTTTAGTgtgggatttcatttttttcagctttattgtaTTGGGGCATAGTGGACAatattgtaagatatttaaagtgtacattatGATGATTTGGTACCCATTGTGAAGGGCagattaaaactttttatttgtggGTTTTGGCTTCCTCCTATAAGAAGGTATATAGGTAAATATAGAAACTTGAACAACTAGGAATTTGTGAACTCCCAAAGGTGTAACTTTGaaagtttaatgttttatttgactCATAATTGGAAGTTAGAGAAGTCCAATTATGTTAAATACCAAGAAATATAGTAGTTTACACAAATGTCTGTATTGTAGATATCTAGATTACTCACAggtaattcataattttaaattacataaatattgaaCTAACTATATAAACCATTAACCCCTGAATAAACAATTTTTCAGTGACAATAAAAGAACCATGTCATCATTtagaaagatgcagagaaagcatttacaaATTATAAGATCCATTTATggtaaaaaccttcaacaaagttggttcagaggaaacatacctcaacataataaaagccatatacgaaaatcccacagtgaacatcatactcaatgtggaaaaactgaaagctttcccctcCTAGTGTCagcaacaagacaaggatgtccactctcaccacttttattcaacatagtaccagaAGTCCTAGGCGCAgccatcagacaagaaaaaggaatacaaggcatccaaattggtacaAAAGAAGTAAAACGTTCACTATTGGCAGAATAacatgataccatatatagaaaaccctaaagactctatcCCAAAAACTACTAGtaatgataaatgaattcagtaaggtctcaggatacaaaatcaacgtacagaaagcTGTTGCAtgtctacacactaataatgaagcagcagaaagagaaattaagaaaacaatcccatttacaatggcatcaaaaataataaaatgcctaggaataaacgtaaccaaggatataaaagacctgtactctgaaaactataaaacattgatgagagaaattgaagacggcacaaatggaaagacatcccatgctcatggataggaagaacaaacactgttaaaatgtccatgctatcCTGAacagtctacagatttaatggaATCGCTGTcaaaaaataccaacagcatttttcacagaactcgaacaagcaatcctgaaatttgtatggaaccataagaGACaccgaacagccaaagcaatattgaaaaggaaaacaaagctggaggtatcaaaattccagacttcaacttatatcacaaagctatagtactcaaaacagtatggcactggcacaaaaatggacacacagatcagtggcacagaatagagatcccagaaataagcccatgacTATTTGGTCAATTgacctttgacaaaggaggcaagaatatccagtgggaaatagacagtctcttcaacaaatgatgttgggaaagcTGGGcaggtacatgcaaaagaataaaaccgGACCACAATcctacaccacacacaaaaatgaacttaaaatagattaaggaactaaatgtgagacctgaaaatataaaacatcttagaaaggagcacaggcagtaatttctctgacaccgACTGTAacaactcctttttttcttttttggatatgactcttgaggcaagagaaacacaagcaaaaataaactattgggactacattgaAACAACAAGTTTCTacgcagcaaaggaaaaaatcgaAACTAAAGGGCAAACCactcaatgggagaagatatttccaaacgatatatctgataaagtCTTAGCATCcacaaccgacacatgaaaaaatgcacaacatgactcatcatcagggatacacacacacacacacacacacacacacacacacacacacaatggagtattactcggcaatcaaaaagaatgaaatcttgtcatttgcaactacgtggatggaactagagggtattatgctaagcaaaattagtcagagaaagacaaatatcatatgacttcacacatatgaggaatttaagatacaagacaGATGGATATAACggaagggagggaaaaacaacataaaaacagggagggggacaaaacataagagactcttaagtatggagaacaaacagagggttactggaggggttgtgagaggggttatgagctaaatgggtaagggtcattaaggtatctactcctgaaatcattgatgCACtgtgtgctaactaacttggatgtaaattttaaaagtgaattaaataataaaagggcTTAGCATCCAAAATTTATGAAGAATGCATACAAATCAACACCCGAAAGACaaatcatccaattaaaaaatgggcagaagacatgaacagacatttctccaaagaagacatccagatggccaaaagacacatgaaaagatgctcaacatcactcatcatcagggaaatgcaactcaaaaccacagtgagatatcacctcacacctgtcagaatgaccccaatcaaaaacacaagaaactacaaatgttggagaggatttgcagaaaagggaaccccccttgcactgttgatgggactGCAAGCTGGctcagtcactctggaaaacagtatggagcttcctcaagaagttaaaatgtAACTACTCtacgatccagtaatttcactgctgggtatttacccaaagaatacaaaaacaccaattcgAGAAGGTACATGCACCTCTCTGTTTATTGTGGTATTATTTACCATAGACAAATTATGGAGGCAGCCCAAGTTCCATCGATTGATTCATGGATAAAAAgtagtatatatgtacaatggaatatcgctcagccataaaaaaaaaaatcttgtcatttgtagcaacatggatggagctagagagtataatgccaagcgaaataagtcagtcagacaaagacaggtaccatacgatttcactcctatgtggaatttgagaaacaaaacaaatgagcaaaggaaaagagagagagagagaccacaaaaCACTatgaaacagactctttaactacagagaactgatagtaccagagaggaggtgggtgatgtaggtgaaggggattaagagaagACTTATCATGATAggcactaagtaatgtatagaattgttgaatcagtatattgtacacctgaaactaatagaacactgcatgttaactgtactggattTAAAAGTAAGACAagagagggctgcctgggtggctcagccagttaaggatccgacttcagctcaggttatgatcttgcagtccatgagttacagccccacactgggctctctgctgtcagcacccagcccgctttggattttctgcccccctccctttctgcccctcccccactcgttctctctctctctctctctcaaaataaataaataaactttaagaagagAGAATGTTAGCATACTATTGTTTGTAATAGAAAATGTGGTAAAAAAACTATATTTACATCACTAGTattggagaaataaatgttggGCCATTCATATGATGCCACAACtggtctttatttaaaaaataagtgaaattttgTTGTAAAGTAATTGAAAATATTGTCATTGAAATGTGTTTACATAGAAAGATGGTAAAAAAGTGTGCTAAAACAGGTTACAATGATCATAAAGGACACAGATCCATTTTTTGCTTATATAGGCATATACCTATTTATCCAGAGGTCTCAAAGCATAAAATCAAAGTGATCTTGTTGTTCCAGTAGCCTAGAGCTTTTATTCAGCATGGAAAGAGGCTGCACTTTCTGTCTGGACACCTCACACAGGCACCCTTGAGAATGTCCCTGTACCCTTGGGAATGCCCCCTTTCTACTCAGATGTCCTGAAAGCTGTCTGGTGGGTTTTCaccacagcccctccctcccaccttcctgctCAGCCATGCTCAAACTGCAGCTCAGGCTCCTGTCACGAGGTGGCACCAACATACTTCCACCATCAATTTCTCTACAAGAGGTTTGTTTATTCAAggagcaaaaaccaaaaaccaacgaaccaaccaaacaaacaaaaacaccttcccTTAAGATCTAGCATGTGAACCAATTGtatacaattatttaaataatttaaattctgtCTGATAGAACTGATGGgttagataggtagatagatagatataggtataggtataggtgTAGATATATGTATAGATTATATCTATATACAGGACATTCTTAGAATGATACACAGGCGATAGTGTTGCACCATGGTAGTAGGAGGTAGGGCAGGTGGGCTT from Leopardus geoffroyi isolate Oge1 chromosome X, O.geoffroyi_Oge1_pat1.0, whole genome shotgun sequence includes the following:
- the LOC123594409 gene encoding LOW QUALITY PROTEIN: NADH dehydrogenase [ubiquinone] 1 beta subcomplex subunit 5, mitochondrial-like (The sequence of the model RefSeq protein was modified relative to this genomic sequence to represent the inferred CDS: deleted 1 base in 1 codon; substituted 2 bases at 2 genomic stop codons) codes for the protein MVVMSSLQWVSVTAVSPLSGHCLGTQLGFRGFLTHGFLKTAAQCDTLELAEIPEGQILEHWECFKHPISRWISRTFFDGPEKNYEKTMAILQIEAEKSDLWLKXLEVPRXLMHPRGDGPLYQYPSIDKALIDHSPKATPNIESLIYLNTKSENRMDLEPRTGARLLSWNLESRHAISKAGMELHKGDAEVKAKLGPHQRLALEPKD